The Limnospira fusiformis SAG 85.79 genomic interval CGGGGTATACACCGGAAACACCGGGGAGGATGAAAAGTATCTATCTGGCTTCTCAATTGGCTATAAAATATGGTGATACTGATGTATTTGTCCATGATTGCGATCGGCCTGTGGAAATTGCCTATACTAGCTATTTCTTTCCCAAAAATATTTTTATAAAACAAATCAATAAACTCAACCACTATAAACTATAAATGTTGAGTGAAAAGTTGATAATTATTAATGAGAATCATCAAGACAAAAAATATAGAGACGAATAGCTATGGGACAGAGGGTGTTGTAGTTCACCCAGTTCGGGTAACACCGACAAAATTAAGGTGTGTCATATTTGACTATATTTTTATGAACTATTATGATGTTGAGCCTCGACATCTGACTTAATATATAGTGACTCATGAGGAATCTTGCCCATCTCGATATCGATCGCCCTCCGACAGCTGTGGCGGTTTCACAACTCAACGCCCGGGCCAAGGCGGATCTGGCCGCGGGAAAATTAGAATCGGCGATCGCAATTTGTCACGAAGCGATCAAGTTGCAGCCTGACTGTTTCCAGACCTATTGCATCCTGGGGGGGGTGTTGCAAGCTGGAAATCAGACAGAAAAGGCGATTCGGGCTTACGAACAAGCCCTAGAACTGCAACCCCAGGCGATCGAGGTCTATCTCAGTTTAGAAGAATTGTATCGCCAGCAAGGGCATCGCGATCGAAGCGATCGCTGTCGCCAGCAAATTCGGGAACTGGAAACCCGCCGTCACCTGATCGACGGCGCGACGCAACCCAATTTGAATTATTTGGAGACATCGGGATGGGTTCAGTCTCTCAAACTTCTCGAACCTGTCAACGGGGCGCGACAGCCGATTCCCTGGTATAATTATCCGGCTATCGAGTTTGTCGAAAATCATTTGAAACCGAATTTTAATGTGTTTGAATATGGCAGCGGATACTCGACCCAATGGTATGCAGAACGGGTGGCGCGGGTGATCGCGGTGGAAAGCGATCCGAGTTGGTACGAAAAGTTGCGCGATCGGTTGACGGCGAACACCTCGATTGTCTTAATCGAAGATGAGGAGAAATATGCGGCTAAAATATTGGATTATCCTGACTGTAGCTTTGATATTGTAGTCGTGGACGGCATCAACCGCAATCAGTGCGCGATGCACAGCATTTCTAAATTGAAACCGACGGGATTTATTATTTTTGACAATACCGATCGGTACATCTACGATCGGGGCATCAAATATCTGATGAATGGCGGGTTCAAGCGGATCGATTTTTTCGGACTCGTCCCCACTCAAACTTATAAAACCTGCACGTCAATTTTCTTTCGAGATGACAGCTTTTTAAAAAATGCCCCGCTGCCCAGCGCCCGAAGCTCCTGTTTGGGAATTTCTTTGGGATATGCTGAAGCTCACAATCGCCAATATGATTCAATGTAATTATTGTGATGGAAACTCCTGTTATTTTTATTATCTATAATCGTCCTCAAACCACGGCACGAGTATTTGAGGTAATCCGGCAGGTCAAGCCGCGCCAATTATTGGTGATTGCGGACGGCCCCCGGAGCGATCGCCCGTCGGACTGGCAACGCTGTCAGGCGACGCGAAAAATAGTCGAACGGGTGGATTGGAACTGCGAAATTTTGAGGAATTATTCAGCCGAAAATTTGGGATGTCGGCGACGGATTTCGGGCGGTTTAAATTGGGCATTTGAACGGGTAGAATCGGCGCTAATTTTGGAAGATGACTGCATCCCGGATCTGACGTTTTTTCCCTTTTGCGAGGAACTGTTAAAGCGGTACGATCGCGAACCGAAAGTTATGGCAATCTCCGGAGATAATTTCCAATTCGGACGGCGATACACGGCGGATAGTTATTACTTTTCTCGCTACCCCCACTGCTGGGGTTGGGCGACTTGGCGTCGTGCTTGGCAACAGTACGACGATCGCATGAGTTCCTGGCCGCAACTCAGGGACAGTCAGTGGCTAGAAACGCTTTTTTCCGACCCCGAAGCGGTTAAATATTGGTCGGATATTTTTGAAAATAATTATCGGGGTTTTAACTCCTGGGCTTATGTTTGGACATTGACCTGCTGGAGTCGCAACGGTTTGACGATTTTACCCGCCGTCAATTTAATTTCTAATATTGGGTTTGATCGGGGTGCCACTCATACATCGAGTCCGAGCCCATTTGCCAATATGGAAACCAAATCGATGGTGTTTCCGATGGTTCACCCACATCAGATATCAGCACACCTTAAAGCTGATGAATTTACAGAAAAAATAATGTTTTCTGGTAAACATAATCCGAGGCTAATTACTCTAAAAAATACGACGCGGTGTAAGGTTTGCGGATCTACCTCTGAATTCTTTGATAGCGCCCAAATTTTAAACAAATATGATGTCGATTATTTTCAATGTGTCAACTGCGGTTTTATTCAAACTGAAGATCCCTATTGGTTGACCGAGGCTTATTCGGAACCTATCGCGGGTAGTGACGTGGGATTGGTTGCCCGCAATATGGAATTTTCCCAAATCGCAGAAAACTTGATTTTAAAACTGTTCAATCGGCGCGGAAAATTTCTCGATTACGGTTGCGGTTACGGTTTGTTTGTCCGATTAATGCGAGAATCTGGATTCGATTTTTATGGGCGCGATCGCTACTGCAAAAATCTATTTTACCAAGGCTTTGAAGGGGGTAAAAATATCGGAGAAAAATACGATTTAGTCACGGCCTTTGAAGTGGTGGAGCATTTGGCAGATCCTCTGAATGAAATTGAAGAAATTCTCGGATTTTCCCGCCACCTTTTTTTCAGTACAAAGCTGCTACCGAATCACAATCCCAAGCCCCGAGATTGGTGGTATTATGCCCTGTCGGAGGGACAGCATATTTCCATTTACACGGAGAAGGCGTTGTCCATTATAGCCCATCGGTTTAACCTCAACTTTTATACCTATGGGGACTCCCTACATTTGCTGACGGAAAAAGAGGTCGATCCGAGTCTATTCGCTCAACTGTGCCAGATCAAAGTCGGAAAAAAGCCCGGACAACTCACCGAAGCGGAGTATTTAAAGGAAATTGAAATTGCGAAAAATGCTGCCGGAAGCCGATGTCCTTTAAAAGTGATAGTTGACGGCGTTTTCTTTCAATTAAATAATACGGGAATTGCCAGGGTTTGGCGGTCGCTCTTTTCGGCGTGGGTTGAAGACGGTTTTGCTGACAACATTCTGGTTTTAGACCGGGGGGGAACTGCACCTCAGATCCCCGGAATTCGATATCGAGTGATTCCTCAATACGATTATCGTAACACGGAGGGCGATCGGCAAATGTTGCAGCGAGTTTGCGACGAAGAGAAAGCCGATCTGTTGATCTCAACTTATTATACGACTCCGGTTTCTACGCCATCTGTTTTTATGGCTTACGATATGATTCCAGAGGTCTTCGGACAAAATTTAAACTGTCGGGAATGGCGAGAAAAACATGAGGGAATTCGGCGGGCGGTTTCTTACATTGCAATATCGGAAAATACGGCTCGCGATTTGATTCGATTTTTTCCAAAAATTTTGCCCGATGCCGTGACGATCGCCCATTGTGGAGTCGAAAGCCAATTTTCTCCGGCTAGCGATGAAGAGAATGCCAATTTTAAGTTAAAGTACGGTATTTCAAAACCCTATTTTTTAATCGTCGGCGAAAGGATCGGTTGGCAAAGTGCCAAAAACACAATTTTATTTTTTCAAGCTTTTTCGCGTTTGTCAAATAGCCGAGATTTAGAAATTGTCTGCGTCGGTGGGAAGCCGACACTGGAACCGGAATTAGGGCAATATGTTTCTGAAAGTAACCTGAAAATTTTAAAATTGAGTGACGCGGAACTAAAGCCGGCATATTCCGGCGCGATCGCCTTGGTTTATCCGTCAAAATATGAAGGATTTGGAATGCCGATTGTAGAGGCAATGGCTTGCGGGTGTGCGGTGATTACCTGTCCCAACAGTTCTCTTTTAGAAGTAGCTGGGGAGGCGGCTATTTATGTCAGCGATCGCGACATCGACAGTCTTGTAAAGGCTTTGATAGACGTGCAAAAAGCCGACATTCGACAACAACTTATCGAGGTAGGTTTGGAGCGATCGCAAAAATTTTCTTGGTCTAAAATGGCGAAAATAGTTGGCAACGCCTTAAAAAAAGAGGTAGATAAAATAAAATCAAAATCTCAGTCATCTCCCCGAGTTTCCGCTATTATTTCTACCTATAACTCCGCTAATTTTCTAAGGGGATGTTTGCAGGATTTAATTAGTCAAACATTATACCATAAACAGCAGCTAGAAATTATTGTTATTGATAGTAACTCCGAGGAAAATGAGAAACAAATAGTTTCAGAGTTTCAAGCTAAATATACCCAAATTATCTACCATCGCACCGAACACCGAGAAACCCTTTATGCCGCATGGAATCGAGCCATAGAACTCGCCAAAGGGGAATATATAACTAATGCTAACACTGATGATAGACACCGTTTTGATGCTTTAGAATTAATGGCTAATTATTTAGACCAGCATTCTGATGTAGCCGTAGTATATGGCGATCAACTTATCACCCACAACCCCAACGAAACCTTTGAGAATACCCAAGCTAACCAACGCTGGAACTGGCCAGAGTTTAGTTATCAAGAATTAGAACGCCGCTGCTGTCTCGGTTCTCAACCTATGTGGCGGAAATCTCTCCATCAAAAATATGGCAATTTTAACCCAGAATTTAAAGTAGCGGGAGATTATGAGTTTTGGCTGAGAATTGGTAAAACTGAAAATATCGCTAAAATACCAGAAATTTTGGGGTTATATTTTCAGAACGATCGCGGTTTAGAAAATGCCGATCGCACTGCTGAATTGGAACTCAATCAAATTTTAAATCAATATGGTATTACTCAGCGAGTTATCCAGCGTCAAACTTCTATACCCGTTTCTTACAGTCATGGTCTGAACTCAGACGAACCCCTGGTTTCTATAATCATCCCTTGCTATAACCAGGGTCAATATTTGGATGAAGCGATCGCCAGTGTTGTGGCTCAAACTTATTCTAATTGGGAATGTTGGATCATCAATGATGGTAGTCAAGATCAGACAAGTTCCGTAGTTAAACGGTGGCTGGAAAAATATGGCGATCGTCAATTGAACTTAATAGAAACCCCAAATAGAGGAGTTGTCAGCGCCAGAAATCTGGGATTTTCCAAAAGTCGGGGAGAATTGATTTTATGTGTAGACGCAGATGATAAAATTCATCCCGAATTTATAGCAGAAGCCTGTCAAATTTTGTCTAAATATCCTCAAGTTGGCTTTGTCTATAGCGACATTCAACACTTTGGGGAAAATCACGAAACCGTCAGCCATGGAGATTTTGACCTGCGCTCATTCTTGCAGCAAAATCAAGCACCAGTAACCTCTTTATTTAGAGCCGAAATTTATCGGAACATCGGAGGCTTTAAAACCGTCATGGAGGCGGGATGGGAAGATTGGGAATTTTGGATTTCCGCTTGTGAAATTGGATGGTTGGGATACCGTTTACCGAAACCCTATCTTTTCTACCGTCAGCATTCTTCTGGTTCGCGACTACAAACCTTCAGCAGCGATCGCACAACTTTAGCTATCCAGAAAGCTAGAATTATTCAACTACACCCAAAATTGTATAATGTTGATGCGTTCATTTGGTCTTATAATATTCTGAGTCAATTGGAATCTGTCGGTAACCCAGTATCTCCAATGAAATCCCCTAAATTTCCATCCATTCCTCCGGTTTCTAACTCCATAAATCGTCCTCTGTGGTCGATTATGATTCCCACTTATAACGGCGATACCTATTTGGAAGAAACCCTCAATAGTATTTTAGAACAGGATCTAGATCCGCAGACTACCGAAATCGAAGTTGTTGACGACTGTTCCACCGCCGGAGACACAGAAGCGATCGTCAAAACTGTGGGTCGAGGTCGCGTTAAATTTTACCGCCAACCCCACAACTTGGGATTAGTTGAAAACTGGAATGCTTGCATTAATAGGAGTCGCGGTCATTGGGTGCATATTCTGCACCAAGATGACCGAGTATTACCAGGATTTTACCGCCAGATTCAACAGGTTTTTGAGGCTTTCCCCGAAGTCGGTGCTGTGTTCTGTCGCCATTATTATATTGACAACAGCGGCAAGTTTAAATTACTCTCTAATTTAGAACAGGAAAACCCCGGTATTTTGAATAATTGGCTGGAACGAATTGCCGTCCGCCAGGAAATTCAATTTCCCTCTATTGTCGTCCGACGCAGCGTTTACGAACACCTGGGGGGGTTTTATCCTCCGGTGGGTTATGCTGCGGACTGGGAAATGTGGAAACGCATCGCCAGTTACTACCCTGTTGGTTATCAACCAACCCCCTTGGCTTGCTGGCGAATGCACAGTTTGTCAGCAAGTAGTCGCTCTATTAAACAAGCAAAAGATATGGCTGATATGCAACATTCAATTGAAATTTCTGCCGAGTATTTACCACCAGATAAAACGGCACATCTTTCCCGTCAAGCTCAAGAAAATTATAGTTTATACGCGCTGCAAACTGCCCGAAAATTTTTAGAATCAGGTCAAGCCACTGAGGCGATCGCACAAATTAAAGCTGGATTGAAGTTGAGCCAATCTCCCCAAGTAAGAGATGGGGTAATCGCACTATTTATAGAATCTGAAGTTGATGCAGTTCAAGATACCCAAAAACTGGCAAGAGAGGTCGATTTAGCTGTTCAAAAATACCAAAATAATCCCCAGGACTCCGACGGTTTAAATAAATTGCGATCGCTCCGTCATCACCTAGCAGAATTATGGTTAAAATTAGAAACCGAACAACTCCCCAAGGCTTATCAGGAGAATTTAGGTCAAGCACATAAGTCGCTACTAAACTCTGGTATCAAAAACGAGATTTTCCGTGATGATGAACGCCTGTATTTTCAGGAAATTAAATCCTATTTGAGTCAAGGATTTAAGCAGCCGAAAACTTTTCAGTATTTACTCGCTGGGATGTTATATGGTCGTGCCGATCAGCTAATGCTTACCTTTGAGGAGTCTTTGATTCCCACTTGGCTGGCTGAGGACTATTTTAGATTTTTATTTGATGTTCCCCCCCTATTCCAAGAAATTGGAGACGCAGATAATTACTCCCGCTATCGGATACGGTTATTAGATTTTGTTCGGGAACGTCTCCAGCAGCAGCCAGACTATCCCCTATGGCAAAAGTTAACAACTATGTTGCTAGAAAGGGGTAATTTTATCCCGAACTATTTCGCGGATTTTAACTTAAAACCTCTGTTTTGTAGTCGCGCTGAGTTGTTTCATCTATTCCTACAAAGCCGCGATTTTCAGTTGGATTACTCCTTCCCAGAACCTCCGAGCGATCGCCAAAAAATTCGCCTAGGAATTCTTAACGACCATCTCAACCCCCAAACCGAAACTTACTTAACATTACCAGCTTTTGAATATCTCAATCGGGAACAATTCGAGATTATTTTATATGTTACCCAAGCCAACAATCATCCCCTAGAGCAATACTGTAGATCCCGCGCTGACCGTTTAGTTAGACTACCTGATGATAAGTTGGAACAAGCAGCCACTATTCGCGCTGATAACCTCGATATTTTGCTATTCGGAACTAATGTAACCGCCATTACTAAACCCGTCACCTTGTTAGCATTACACCGACTGGCGCGAGTACAAGCTACCCTATTTTCATCACCTGTTACTACCGGAATGAGATATATTGATTATTATATTTCTGGTCATCTTTCCGAGGGTGCAGAGGCTCCTAATTTCTATCGAGAAAATTTAGCGGTTCTCAACGGAACTGGCTTTTGTTTTAACTATTATGCGATCGCACCTCAACCCGCCACCGTTAAGCCTCACCGCAGCCAATGGGGAGCCAATGACCAAACAATTGTCTTTATGTCCGGCGCAAATTTCTATAAAATTATCCCAGAACAAGGGGAAACCTGGGTGAAAATTCTGGCTCAAGTTCCTAATTCGATTTTAGTGCTTTATCCCTTTGCTCCTAGTTGGAGTAATAACTATGCTAGTTCACAATTTATCCGCCGAATGCACGCCACCTTGAGCAAATACGGAGTTGCAGAAAAACGCTTAGTTTTGATTAAAACTCTCCCCAGTCGTACCGACGTTAAAGCCTGTTTAGAACAGGGGGATATTTATTTAGACTCCTACCCCCATTCTGGCTCAAACTCCTTAGTAGATCCCCTAGAAGTGGGATTACCTGTAGTAGTTAGAGACGGAGATACTTTGCGTTCTAAACATGGTGCCGCTATGATGCGATCGCTTGGTATTCCTGATTTAATTACCGACGATGAATCATCCTATATTAGTTTGGCTGTTACCCTCGCAAATACCCCTGAATTGCTACAGTTAAAACGCCAAGCCATTCAACAGAAAATGGCGGCTAATCCTGAATTTTTGGATAGTCGCGCCTATGGTGCGAAAATGGGAGCTTTGTTAACTCAAATCTTCCAAAATTACCAATCCAAACATCAAGTTATAGATTTAGATAATCCCCAAAAACAACAGCGGTTTTTATCCGAATTGGTGGATCAAGTTAATCTCTATGAACTTGACCCCACTAATACTATGGTGGTAAATAAATTACACACAATCCGTCGTGGTATGGTAGAATACTGGTTAAGACAACCAGCAGAGCAATTAGAAACTCTTTATCAACAACAGATAGGTAAAGGTTATCAAATTTTGCTCAATAGAGGCTTAAAAAAAGAACCCCTCAATGATGAGGAAAAAGCATTAGTTAACCATTGGACTAAGACTGCTATGGGACTGACTGAACCCCATGCAATTAATTGTTTGATGGCGGTGATGTTGTATTCTCAACCTGGTAAAATGTTGGTACGAGATGCGGTTAATCGTTTACCCGCTTGGTTGCTTCCTGATTATCAGCGGGTGTTTGAAAATGCCGATGCGATCGCTCAAATTAAACAAACCTTAGCTACCACTAAAACCCAGTCAACTCCTGTTAATTCTCCCCAGGTAACACCAACTGTCACTGCTGTAGATGTCTCAACTTTTGTGAATCGATTAATTGGGTGTGTCAAGTTATTTAAGATCGACCCCACAGATACTAATATCACCGTAGAATTGCGACAACTGCGGTGGCAATTTGCACAGTTTTGGCTGAATTTACCTGAACACAAGTTAGAGGAGATGTATCAGAGTCCCCTCGGTGATGGCTATCGGAGTTTGTTAAATAGTCGCCTGCAAAATGAAATGTTAACCCAACATGAATGGGATTTTCTACAACAAGTAGGAACCTATCTCCGACAAGGTTTAGATACACCGCGATCGCTTAATTATCTCATAGCGGCTATGCTATATTATCGGCCGGAACAACTGCAAATTCAAGACCTATCTCGCCTTCCTAGTTATCTGCAACGGGATTATCAAAATTGGCAAAATCCCTTGAGTAGTTGATTTTAATAGTTGATGATAACTGTCGCACCCCAGTCTATTTGTAAACGAGATTTGGCGCTATCTCCGTTAGCCGCAATTTCTATCCAACCGTGGGAACCAATGAGGGTTAAAAGATGACCTGGTTGCACTTCTCCATAGGTTGTATGGCTGCTAATTTTAGGACTTGGGGTGCATTCAGGAAAGCTAACATTCCAGGATTTATCTGCTACCATATCTCCCGGAATATTAGTAATTAAATTCCCAAAGTGATCGATATATTGAATACTGCCTTTAATGCTGGTTTCTGTGATTTCCAAGTTCGGCATTGACAGGGACATGAGGGTATCAGAATTGATCACAGTACCTAAATCCCGAATTGGCACACCAGAGGCGAGGTAAGCAGCCACAGGACTCAAGATATCTCGACCATGAAAAGTAGTGCTGGGTTGGGAATTTCTCCAGTATTGATGATTAGTTAATTCTACTGCTGTAATTACACCATACTGCTTAATTAAACCCCCGAATAAGCCGTTATCAGGTCCGACAACATATCCGTTAGGAAGTTGTAGTGCGATCGCCTTTCGTTCAGTTCCCACCCCCGGATCGACTACCGCCATGTGAACAGTACCTTGGGGAAAGTAGGGGTAAGCATTCATCAAACAAAACCTCGCCGCCATAA includes:
- a CDS encoding glycosyltransferase, which codes for METPVIFIIYNRPQTTARVFEVIRQVKPRQLLVIADGPRSDRPSDWQRCQATRKIVERVDWNCEILRNYSAENLGCRRRISGGLNWAFERVESALILEDDCIPDLTFFPFCEELLKRYDREPKVMAISGDNFQFGRRYTADSYYFSRYPHCWGWATWRRAWQQYDDRMSSWPQLRDSQWLETLFSDPEAVKYWSDIFENNYRGFNSWAYVWTLTCWSRNGLTILPAVNLISNIGFDRGATHTSSPSPFANMETKSMVFPMVHPHQISAHLKADEFTEKIMFSGKHNPRLITLKNTTRCKVCGSTSEFFDSAQILNKYDVDYFQCVNCGFIQTEDPYWLTEAYSEPIAGSDVGLVARNMEFSQIAENLILKLFNRRGKFLDYGCGYGLFVRLMRESGFDFYGRDRYCKNLFYQGFEGGKNIGEKYDLVTAFEVVEHLADPLNEIEEILGFSRHLFFSTKLLPNHNPKPRDWWYYALSEGQHISIYTEKALSIIAHRFNLNFYTYGDSLHLLTEKEVDPSLFAQLCQIKVGKKPGQLTEAEYLKEIEIAKNAAGSRCPLKVIVDGVFFQLNNTGIARVWRSLFSAWVEDGFADNILVLDRGGTAPQIPGIRYRVIPQYDYRNTEGDRQMLQRVCDEEKADLLISTYYTTPVSTPSVFMAYDMIPEVFGQNLNCREWREKHEGIRRAVSYIAISENTARDLIRFFPKILPDAVTIAHCGVESQFSPASDEENANFKLKYGISKPYFLIVGERIGWQSAKNTILFFQAFSRLSNSRDLEIVCVGGKPTLEPELGQYVSESNLKILKLSDAELKPAYSGAIALVYPSKYEGFGMPIVEAMACGCAVITCPNSSLLEVAGEAAIYVSDRDIDSLVKALIDVQKADIRQQLIEVGLERSQKFSWSKMAKIVGNALKKEVDKIKSKSQSSPRVSAIISTYNSANFLRGCLQDLISQTLYHKQQLEIIVIDSNSEENEKQIVSEFQAKYTQIIYHRTEHRETLYAAWNRAIELAKGEYITNANTDDRHRFDALELMANYLDQHSDVAVVYGDQLITHNPNETFENTQANQRWNWPEFSYQELERRCCLGSQPMWRKSLHQKYGNFNPEFKVAGDYEFWLRIGKTENIAKIPEILGLYFQNDRGLENADRTAELELNQILNQYGITQRVIQRQTSIPVSYSHGLNSDEPLVSIIIPCYNQGQYLDEAIASVVAQTYSNWECWIINDGSQDQTSSVVKRWLEKYGDRQLNLIETPNRGVVSARNLGFSKSRGELILCVDADDKIHPEFIAEACQILSKYPQVGFVYSDIQHFGENHETVSHGDFDLRSFLQQNQAPVTSLFRAEIYRNIGGFKTVMEAGWEDWEFWISACEIGWLGYRLPKPYLFYRQHSSGSRLQTFSSDRTTLAIQKARIIQLHPKLYNVDAFIWSYNILSQLESVGNPVSPMKSPKFPSIPPVSNSINRPLWSIMIPTYNGDTYLEETLNSILEQDLDPQTTEIEVVDDCSTAGDTEAIVKTVGRGRVKFYRQPHNLGLVENWNACINRSRGHWVHILHQDDRVLPGFYRQIQQVFEAFPEVGAVFCRHYYIDNSGKFKLLSNLEQENPGILNNWLERIAVRQEIQFPSIVVRRSVYEHLGGFYPPVGYAADWEMWKRIASYYPVGYQPTPLACWRMHSLSASSRSIKQAKDMADMQHSIEISAEYLPPDKTAHLSRQAQENYSLYALQTARKFLESGQATEAIAQIKAGLKLSQSPQVRDGVIALFIESEVDAVQDTQKLAREVDLAVQKYQNNPQDSDGLNKLRSLRHHLAELWLKLETEQLPKAYQENLGQAHKSLLNSGIKNEIFRDDERLYFQEIKSYLSQGFKQPKTFQYLLAGMLYGRADQLMLTFEESLIPTWLAEDYFRFLFDVPPLFQEIGDADNYSRYRIRLLDFVRERLQQQPDYPLWQKLTTMLLERGNFIPNYFADFNLKPLFCSRAELFHLFLQSRDFQLDYSFPEPPSDRQKIRLGILNDHLNPQTETYLTLPAFEYLNREQFEIILYVTQANNHPLEQYCRSRADRLVRLPDDKLEQAATIRADNLDILLFGTNVTAITKPVTLLALHRLARVQATLFSSPVTTGMRYIDYYISGHLSEGAEAPNFYRENLAVLNGTGFCFNYYAIAPQPATVKPHRSQWGANDQTIVFMSGANFYKIIPEQGETWVKILAQVPNSILVLYPFAPSWSNNYASSQFIRRMHATLSKYGVAEKRLVLIKTLPSRTDVKACLEQGDIYLDSYPHSGSNSLVDPLEVGLPVVVRDGDTLRSKHGAAMMRSLGIPDLITDDESSYISLAVTLANTPELLQLKRQAIQQKMAANPEFLDSRAYGAKMGALLTQIFQNYQSKHQVIDLDNPQKQQRFLSELVDQVNLYELDPTNTMVVNKLHTIRRGMVEYWLRQPAEQLETLYQQQIGKGYQILLNRGLKKEPLNDEEKALVNHWTKTAMGLTEPHAINCLMAVMLYSQPGKMLVRDAVNRLPAWLLPDYQRVFENADAIAQIKQTLATTKTQSTPVNSPQVTPTVTAVDVSTFVNRLIGCVKLFKIDPTDTNITVELRQLRWQFAQFWLNLPEHKLEEMYQSPLGDGYRSLLNSRLQNEMLTQHEWDFLQQVGTYLRQGLDTPRSLNYLIAAMLYYRPEQLQIQDLSRLPSYLQRDYQNWQNPLSS
- a CDS encoding SAM hydrolase/SAM-dependent halogenase family protein; its protein translation is MSVSGIITLLTDFGLSDVYVGVMKGVLSQINPHLTVIDLTHEIPPQNLMAARFCLMNAYPYFPQGTVHMAVVDPGVGTERKAIALQLPNGYVVGPDNGLFGGLIKQYGVITAVELTNHQYWRNSQPSTTFHGRDILSPVAAYLASGVPIRDLGTVINSDTLMSLSMPNLEITETSIKGSIQYIDHFGNLITNIPGDMVADKSWNVSFPECTPSPKISSHTTYGEVQPGHLLTLIGSHGWIEIAANGDSAKSRLQIDWGATVIINY